Proteins found in one Saccharopolyspora phatthalungensis genomic segment:
- a CDS encoding non-ribosomal peptide synthetase: MAAASPEDLDALFRHAYHRYCDQRALIGTQESCAGLVAKLHAAGVDEIAALVDFGLSAEQISAGLVRLDRLRRAFTTPAERSGPATTAQRRMWLACQLTGASAYNEIQGVRLRGPLDEEAVRAALRGLVDRHPGLRVVFRPDGRDQELRQVVLDRVDVPVTVSEHHCQDADTAITAVVREESRREYDLAQGPLFTPRLLRLGTDDHALIIGIHHLITDGHSAGLIAADFPELYRAAVAGDAPRFEAPGGSPLDADRPVHDPADLDWWRAHLGTEPPVPQQPTDRPRADAAVGMGASVTAWFDPRRTAALREWSGTQGVSVFASLLTAWREVLRRFSGQEEFIVGTTFGRRTPQTKNTVGFFSSLLPLRGVLRDDMETGAAVRAARDAVLEATEHSGVDLDALFTEVNPAPGTARPLMPVSIDLDTEALPGITLPGVSAEPLGVGTASAPLELSLMVVRTGSGLRLSIRYDAGLYAEATARRYLDHLQLVLEAISDGRAARIGDLPMLTAEDEKRLRAISVGPQPVPHHTTLTEVRPGGDRPLVVDAAGRHSGGKLAAAANGVAARLIEQGAGRGDVVAVALPRGHEFVAAVLGAVAAGVAYLPLDLSQPVPRLAAVLADAGPVALICSHDLDPALAPGVPRLHVGGDSPLRTVTVTGDDLLCLLYTSGSTGTPKGVLIEHRNVAATLAVFLDRLGITGDDRLSWYSAPGFDAGHIELWPALATGAELHVVPDEVRLDPQALVAWLVRQRITVAFLPTAVAEAVLDQPWPRDAALRVLCVGGERLNSRPREDIAFTVFNIYGPTECSVFCSWGEVSPRGVGSPSLGPPNPALRLEVRDAAGRVLPPGAIGELHVGGPQVARGYHGDPSLTAQRFSTDDNGCRWYRTGDLVRWRADGELDFVGRADDQVQIRGVRVEPAEVTCAVRTLPGVLDARVLAETDDATGRDLLACHVLAERTAADGLGETELARRWRAGLAELLPRPMVPERWLVVDRLPLTQNGKWARQAGQASDDDRIAAAVRQVWAEVLGVDGFDDYARFFDLGGHSLNALTLLNRVRERFGAEYSLSEFFADPTVCGMASVLAGNRMRGEL, encoded by the coding sequence TTGGCCGCCGCGAGCCCCGAGGACCTGGACGCGCTGTTCCGGCACGCCTACCACCGCTACTGCGACCAGCGAGCCCTGATCGGAACGCAGGAGAGTTGCGCGGGCCTGGTGGCGAAGCTGCATGCGGCCGGGGTCGACGAGATCGCCGCGCTCGTCGACTTCGGCTTGTCCGCCGAGCAGATCTCCGCCGGGCTGGTCCGGCTGGACCGGTTGCGACGCGCGTTCACCACTCCGGCCGAACGCAGCGGCCCGGCCACCACCGCTCAGCGCCGGATGTGGCTGGCCTGTCAGTTGACCGGGGCCAGTGCGTACAACGAGATCCAAGGCGTGCGGCTGCGCGGGCCACTGGACGAGGAGGCGGTGCGCGCCGCACTGCGCGGCCTCGTCGACCGGCACCCCGGGCTACGCGTGGTGTTCCGGCCGGACGGCCGGGACCAGGAACTGCGCCAGGTCGTGCTGGACAGGGTCGACGTGCCGGTGACGGTGAGCGAACACCACTGCCAGGACGCCGATACGGCCATCACGGCGGTTGTGCGAGAGGAAAGCCGCCGCGAGTACGACCTCGCGCAGGGGCCCTTGTTCACTCCGCGCCTGCTCCGGCTGGGCACGGACGACCACGCGCTCATCATCGGCATCCACCACCTCATCACCGATGGGCACTCCGCCGGTCTCATCGCCGCGGACTTTCCGGAGCTGTACCGGGCGGCAGTGGCCGGGGACGCGCCGCGTTTCGAAGCGCCGGGCGGCTCCCCGCTGGACGCCGACCGCCCCGTGCACGATCCCGCCGACCTTGACTGGTGGCGCGCGCACCTGGGGACCGAGCCGCCGGTCCCCCAGCAGCCCACCGACCGGCCTCGTGCCGACGCTGCCGTGGGCATGGGCGCGTCGGTGACAGCCTGGTTCGACCCGAGACGGACCGCCGCGCTGCGTGAATGGAGCGGCACGCAAGGGGTGAGCGTGTTCGCGAGCCTGCTCACCGCGTGGCGGGAGGTATTAAGGCGATTCTCCGGCCAGGAGGAGTTCATTGTCGGCACCACGTTCGGGCGGCGCACGCCGCAGACCAAGAACACCGTGGGCTTCTTCTCGTCGCTGCTGCCGCTGCGCGGGGTGCTGCGCGACGACATGGAGACGGGGGCCGCCGTGCGGGCGGCCAGGGATGCGGTGCTGGAGGCCACCGAACACAGCGGGGTGGACCTGGACGCGCTGTTCACCGAGGTCAACCCCGCACCGGGCACGGCCAGGCCGCTGATGCCCGTCTCGATCGACCTGGACACCGAGGCCCTGCCGGGTATCACGCTGCCCGGTGTGAGTGCGGAGCCGCTCGGGGTGGGCACCGCCTCGGCGCCGCTGGAACTGTCGCTGATGGTCGTGCGCACCGGGTCCGGCTTGCGCCTGAGCATCCGGTACGACGCCGGCCTGTACGCCGAAGCCACGGCGCGGCGCTACCTCGATCACCTCCAGCTCGTCCTGGAGGCCATTTCCGACGGCCGGGCAGCGCGAATCGGCGACCTGCCGATGCTCACCGCCGAGGACGAGAAGCGGCTGCGGGCGATCAGCGTCGGACCGCAGCCGGTACCCCACCACACGACGCTCACCGAGGTACGGCCGGGAGGCGATCGACCGCTGGTGGTCGACGCCGCGGGCCGACACAGCGGCGGAAAGCTGGCCGCTGCCGCGAACGGCGTCGCCGCGCGGCTGATCGAACAGGGCGCGGGACGCGGAGACGTAGTGGCGGTCGCCTTGCCCAGAGGGCACGAGTTCGTTGCGGCTGTCCTCGGCGCGGTCGCGGCCGGCGTGGCCTACCTGCCCCTGGATCTGAGCCAACCGGTGCCGCGACTGGCGGCGGTGCTCGCCGACGCCGGCCCGGTCGCGCTGATCTGCTCGCACGACCTCGACCCGGCGCTGGCACCCGGCGTGCCCCGGCTCCACGTCGGCGGCGATAGTCCATTGAGGACTGTCACCGTGACCGGCGATGACCTGCTGTGCCTGCTCTACACGTCCGGGTCGACCGGGACGCCCAAGGGGGTGCTGATCGAGCACCGCAACGTGGCGGCCACGCTGGCGGTGTTCTTGGACCGGCTGGGTATCACCGGGGACGACCGGCTGTCCTGGTACAGCGCGCCCGGTTTCGACGCTGGGCACATCGAACTGTGGCCCGCGCTCGCCACCGGCGCCGAGCTGCACGTGGTGCCCGACGAGGTGCGGCTTGACCCGCAGGCCCTGGTGGCGTGGCTGGTGCGGCAGCGGATCACCGTCGCTTTCCTGCCGACCGCCGTCGCCGAGGCGGTGCTCGACCAGCCGTGGCCCCGGGACGCGGCGCTGCGGGTGCTGTGCGTCGGCGGCGAGCGACTGAACTCACGGCCGCGCGAGGACATTGCCTTCACCGTGTTCAACATCTACGGCCCGACCGAGTGCTCGGTGTTCTGCTCATGGGGCGAGGTGTCGCCGCGAGGTGTCGGCAGCCCATCGCTGGGCCCTCCCAATCCCGCCCTGCGGCTTGAGGTGCGCGACGCGGCGGGGCGCGTGCTGCCACCGGGCGCGATCGGCGAGCTGCACGTCGGCGGCCCGCAGGTCGCACGCGGCTACCACGGCGACCCGTCGCTGACCGCGCAGCGGTTCAGCACCGACGACAACGGCTGCCGCTGGTACCGGACCGGGGATCTGGTGCGGTGGCGCGCGGATGGCGAATTGGACTTCGTCGGGCGCGCCGATGACCAGGTGCAGATCCGTGGTGTGCGCGTCGAGCCGGCCGAGGTCACCTGTGCGGTGCGCACGCTGCCCGGTGTGCTTGACGCGCGCGTGCTGGCGGAAACCGACGATGCGACCGGGCGGGATCTGCTCGCCTGCCACGTGCTCGCCGAACGGACAGCGGCGGACGGGCTCGGCGAGACCGAGCTTGCTCGGCGCTGGCGTGCGGGGCTGGCCGAATTGCTACCCAGGCCCATGGTTCCGGAGCGGTGGCTGGTGGTGGATCGGCTGCCGTTGACACAGAACGGGAAGTGGGCCCGCCAGGCCGGGCAGGCGAGTGACGACGATCGGATTGCCGCGGCTGTCCGGCAGGTGTGGGCGGAAGTCCTCGGTGTCGACGGATTCGACGACTATGCGCGGTTTTTCGACCTAGGCGGGCATTCGCTGAACGCGTTGACCCTGCTGAACCGGGTACGGGAGCGGTTCGGCGCCGAGTATTCACTGAGCGAGTTCTTCGCCGACCCGACGGTGTGTGGCATGGCGTCGGTGCTGGCGGGGAATCGGATGCGGGGAGAGCTGTGA
- a CDS encoding condensation domain-containing protein — MTGAGELDDLLGRLRVLDVRLAAAGDKLRYDAPRGVLSPELLAELKRHKPTLLSRLAGAVVDEAPVSAQQEAMLTTVTHLPRPAVFNVGTRIWLTGRLDTPALGRAITELVARHVGLRCRFVRDGAGRWSQQALAPVPFTLPVDDLRDGPAERAEEICLELANTPFNLGRGTMPVCRLLRVGTRRWALMLVTHHISTDGWSLSLTLRELAALYGAAVTGTAPQLEAPGAQSTDYARWQREQADAGLDARQLEFWRQHLEGVLLAADLPTDRPRPSRASGAGDTVRLEVPHPTRAAVESFAQSLGVTPFAVTAAALGRLLARLSGAPDVVLRMSYANRERREFESLVSCTRIGVGLVVRAPMRVPFTTLVKQTCAASLAALDNPVSIDRVVYELCATGRGAEPDRPLIGFAFQNLPGPEVAFTGLATRVENVAAAASRADLTFGLVSADAPARGYQAWLEYTTDLWEPATATRLLREYVDSLAELCDPARVA, encoded by the coding sequence GTGACGGGTGCCGGTGAGCTGGACGATCTTCTCGGCAGGTTGCGTGTGCTCGACGTGCGCTTGGCGGCCGCCGGTGACAAGTTGCGTTATGACGCTCCGCGCGGCGTGCTGTCCCCGGAACTGCTGGCCGAGCTGAAGCGGCACAAACCGACGCTGCTCTCTCGCCTGGCCGGGGCCGTCGTCGACGAGGCACCCGTGTCCGCGCAACAGGAGGCCATGCTCACGACGGTCACGCACCTGCCGAGGCCAGCGGTCTTCAACGTGGGCACGAGGATTTGGCTGACCGGTCGGCTCGACACGCCCGCCCTCGGCAGGGCCATCACCGAACTGGTCGCGCGGCACGTCGGACTGCGCTGCCGATTCGTCCGCGACGGTGCGGGGCGGTGGTCACAGCAGGCGCTGGCGCCCGTGCCGTTCACCCTGCCCGTCGACGACCTGCGCGACGGTCCCGCGGAGCGGGCCGAGGAGATCTGCCTCGAACTGGCCAACACCCCGTTCAACCTCGGCCGGGGAACTATGCCCGTGTGCCGTTTGCTCCGGGTCGGCACCCGGCGGTGGGCGTTGATGCTCGTCACTCACCACATCAGCACCGACGGGTGGTCCCTGTCATTGACGTTGCGGGAATTGGCGGCGTTGTACGGGGCAGCCGTCACCGGGACGGCACCGCAACTGGAGGCGCCCGGCGCGCAGTCCACCGACTACGCGCGCTGGCAACGCGAGCAAGCCGATGCGGGCCTGGACGCTCGTCAGCTTGAGTTCTGGCGCCAGCATCTGGAGGGCGTGCTCCTTGCCGCCGACCTGCCCACTGACCGGCCACGACCTAGCCGGGCGTCCGGTGCCGGGGACACCGTGCGGCTGGAAGTTCCCCACCCGACACGGGCCGCCGTCGAGTCGTTCGCCCAATCCCTTGGTGTGACCCCGTTCGCCGTCACCGCTGCCGCCCTCGGCCGGTTGTTGGCCAGATTGTCCGGCGCCCCGGATGTCGTGCTTCGGATGTCCTACGCCAACCGCGAGCGCCGTGAATTCGAGTCGTTGGTCAGCTGCACCAGGATCGGCGTCGGACTGGTTGTCCGGGCACCAATGCGGGTGCCCTTCACCACGCTTGTCAAGCAGACGTGCGCCGCGTCTCTTGCGGCGCTTGACAACCCGGTGTCCATCGATCGCGTGGTGTACGAGCTGTGTGCGACTGGACGCGGTGCGGAGCCGGACCGGCCGCTCATCGGGTTCGCATTCCAGAACCTGCCCGGCCCAGAGGTGGCCTTCACCGGGCTTGCGACCCGAGTCGAGAACGTCGCCGCGGCCGCATCGCGTGCCGACTTGACCTTCGGGCTCGTGTCGGCCGACGCCCCCGCACGGGGCTACCAGGCTTGGCTGGAGTACACCACCGACCTGTGGGAACCGGCGACCGCCACTAGGCTGCTGCGCGAATACGTCGACTCCCTGGCGGAACTGTGCGATCCGGCGCGAGTGGCGTAG
- a CDS encoding protein kinase domain-containing protein, with amino-acid sequence MVADRYRLDDLIGSGGMGVVWRATDLHLRRVVAIKQARPGGGVRDAEQLHREAQNAARVHHANAVTLFDSVRIGAECFLIMEYFESTSLDRILAEGYVLSPKQVAHIGVQIAGALAVLHANEIVHRDIKPGNILVAADGTAKLTDFGISRWSGATQTHTGALAWTPSYGAPEVGAGMPATPASDVFSLGVTLFYAVEGKLPFGAGISDPRRESAFQVPTTFRAGPLGLVLSQLLLFREDQRPSAARARDMFQGLLAGSTLPVAPPPAPAGPGRTGPTSRRRLRLVALAGVGAVVVLAFTVGVVSWFGRGLMPTGSPPTGSTAVPDTPTVLPAVGDPRTVDPCKLTDPHPLKRFGPTRRDVDYGNFNRCDVLVDMGAEPTVDVQVQFEISDGTGQPPAGPLSIELLPRSNDSCLRRIRLAPPVMVSVRAKVKGSSTADLCAIADVATKTAADVLRSGEIPRDSTRIRTNSIANADACRLPDGNVVSRIPDVDPANTDPGFGNWECYWEYGSGGKALFIRFSQGEPGNSTSSIPVQLGSYSATVTPKNDGSCEVNALYREYYDVDQKPKWEQLVVTVWAAQPLDQVCGMARDVAASAAEHLPPR; translated from the coding sequence ATGGTCGCTGACCGTTACCGGCTCGATGATCTGATCGGCTCAGGGGGAATGGGCGTCGTATGGCGCGCCACCGATCTGCATTTGAGACGGGTGGTCGCGATCAAGCAGGCGAGGCCCGGCGGGGGAGTGCGTGACGCCGAGCAACTGCATCGCGAAGCCCAGAATGCCGCGCGCGTGCATCATGCCAACGCGGTGACGTTGTTCGACTCGGTGCGCATCGGCGCCGAGTGCTTTCTGATCATGGAGTACTTCGAGTCGACGAGCCTGGACAGAATCCTCGCCGAGGGATACGTGCTGTCCCCGAAGCAGGTGGCGCATATCGGCGTCCAGATCGCCGGTGCCCTGGCGGTCTTGCATGCCAACGAAATCGTGCACCGCGACATCAAGCCGGGCAATATACTCGTCGCCGCGGACGGTACGGCCAAACTGACCGATTTCGGTATTTCTCGCTGGTCCGGAGCTACCCAGACGCACACCGGCGCGCTCGCCTGGACCCCGTCCTACGGCGCGCCGGAGGTTGGCGCCGGCATGCCCGCCACCCCGGCATCGGATGTGTTCTCCCTGGGCGTGACCCTGTTCTATGCGGTGGAAGGCAAGTTGCCGTTTGGGGCGGGGATCTCAGACCCACGGCGGGAGTCCGCGTTCCAGGTGCCGACGACCTTCCGTGCCGGGCCGCTCGGCCTGGTGCTGTCACAACTCCTGTTGTTCAGGGAGGACCAGCGCCCCTCGGCGGCGCGGGCCAGGGACATGTTCCAGGGGCTCCTTGCCGGATCGACGCTCCCGGTAGCGCCTCCGCCGGCGCCGGCCGGGCCCGGGAGGACCGGTCCGACCAGCAGGCGCCGCCTCCGACTTGTTGCGCTGGCGGGAGTCGGTGCCGTCGTCGTTTTGGCCTTCACCGTCGGGGTAGTGAGCTGGTTCGGCCGCGGGTTGATGCCGACAGGTTCGCCACCGACAGGTTCGACAGCCGTGCCGGACACTCCGACGGTGCTTCCGGCGGTCGGGGATCCGCGCACGGTTGATCCCTGCAAACTCACCGATCCCCACCCTCTCAAGCGTTTCGGCCCGACCCGCAGAGACGTCGATTACGGCAACTTCAATCGTTGTGACGTTCTTGTCGATATGGGCGCCGAGCCCACCGTGGATGTCCAAGTGCAATTCGAGATCTCCGACGGGACCGGGCAGCCACCAGCGGGGCCACTCAGCATCGAACTGCTACCCCGGAGCAACGATTCCTGCCTCCGCAGGATACGGCTCGCCCCTCCGGTAATGGTCTCGGTCAGAGCGAAGGTGAAGGGCAGTTCCACGGCTGACCTGTGCGCCATCGCCGATGTCGCTACGAAGACCGCGGCCGACGTGCTTCGCTCCGGCGAGATCCCCCGGGATTCCACGCGGATCCGAACCAACTCCATTGCCAATGCGGATGCGTGCAGGCTTCCCGATGGCAACGTGGTTTCCCGGATTCCCGATGTCGATCCCGCCAACACGGATCCCGGCTTCGGAAACTGGGAATGCTACTGGGAGTACGGCTCGGGCGGCAAGGCGTTGTTCATCCGCTTCAGCCAGGGCGAACCGGGCAATTCGACGTCCAGCATTCCCGTCCAGCTCGGTAGTTACAGCGCCACCGTCACCCCAAAAAATGACGGCAGCTGCGAGGTGAACGCGCTGTACCGGGAGTACTACGACGTGGACCAGAAGCCGAAGTGGGAACAGCTGGTGGTCACCGTCTGGGCGGCGCAGCCGCTGGATCAGGTCTGCGGGATGGCCAGGGACGTGGCTGCGTCCGCGGCCGAGCACCTGCCACCGCGCTGA
- a CDS encoding right-handed parallel beta-helix repeat-containing protein has product MVSKFRSAVLVSMGVALGLAAGATKAASADPGMIPVGSAAELRAALGAAKPGDTIRLAPGNYDGSFVATAKGTAEAPITLMGPLAAVLSNGSGYGLHLDGAEHWKLTGFSVSNAKKGIVLDRSQHVVIDNVEVSQIAEEAVHFRTSSSDNLIQESRIHHIGLVKPQYGEAIYFGSAKSNWDQYGENGGPDRSDRNQALNNKLGPNVAAEHIDIKEGTEGGLVRGNTFDGQGIAGENSADSWLDAKGNGYLVEGNTGTFGGDGALVDGYQTHTVVDGFGCGNQFRANNADLGGAEGYAIKVTNQRECRSAPNVVYRDNEVRNAGKGLTNIDVTY; this is encoded by the coding sequence ATGGTCTCCAAGTTCCGCAGCGCGGTCCTGGTCTCGATGGGCGTCGCTCTCGGCCTGGCTGCCGGCGCCACCAAGGCGGCTAGCGCCGACCCGGGCATGATTCCGGTCGGGTCCGCGGCTGAACTCCGTGCCGCGCTAGGTGCCGCCAAACCCGGCGACACGATCCGGCTGGCGCCCGGCAACTACGACGGGAGCTTCGTGGCGACCGCGAAAGGCACCGCCGAAGCGCCTATCACGCTCATGGGACCGTTAGCGGCGGTTCTTTCCAACGGCAGCGGCTACGGACTGCATCTGGACGGCGCGGAACACTGGAAGCTGACCGGGTTCTCGGTCAGCAATGCCAAGAAGGGCATTGTCCTCGACCGTTCCCAGCACGTCGTCATCGACAATGTCGAAGTGTCCCAGATCGCCGAGGAAGCCGTGCACTTTCGGACCTCCAGTTCGGACAACCTGATCCAGGAATCCCGGATTCACCACATCGGCCTGGTAAAGCCGCAGTACGGCGAGGCCATTTACTTCGGCTCGGCGAAGAGCAACTGGGACCAGTACGGGGAGAACGGTGGCCCGGACCGCAGCGACCGCAATCAGGCGCTGAACAACAAGCTGGGGCCGAACGTGGCCGCCGAACACATCGACATCAAGGAAGGCACCGAGGGTGGCCTCGTCAGGGGCAATACCTTCGACGGGCAGGGGATCGCGGGGGAGAACTCCGCGGATTCCTGGCTGGATGCCAAAGGCAACGGCTATCTGGTCGAAGGCAACACCGGCACCTTCGGTGGCGACGGCGCACTGGTCGACGGTTACCAGACGCACACCGTCGTGGACGGATTCGGTTGCGGGAACCAATTTCGCGCCAACAACGCCGACCTCGGCGGCGCCGAAGGTTATGCGATCAAGGTGACGAACCAGCGCGAATGCCGGTCGGCACCGAACGTGGTCTACCGAGACAACGAGGTCCGCAATGCGGGCAAGGGCCTAACCAACATCGACGTCACCTACTGA
- a CDS encoding NAD(P)-dependent alcohol dehydrogenase, with the protein MNTTTHAIAVPSPGAPLVRTTIARRDLRPDDVLIDIAYAGICHSDIHQANEDWGMAIFPMVPGHEIAGVVAEVGSAVTNYQVGDRVGVGCMVDSCGECEYCRAGTEQFCVQGNVPTYNGVGFDGENTYGGYSQQIVVKDAFVCRIPEGIELDVAAPLLCAGITTYSPLRQWGAGPGKKVAVVGLGGLGHMAVKLAAAMGAEVTVLSQSLKKQEDGLKLGGKDYFATGDESTFEALKGRFDLILNTVSAKLPVDAYLGLLRVGGAMVNVGAPGEPLSYNAFSLLGGNKVLAGSMIGGIAETQEMLDFCAQHGIGAEIELIAADQVNAAYQRVADSDVRYRFVIDTATIGA; encoded by the coding sequence ATGAACACGACCACGCACGCTATCGCCGTTCCGTCGCCGGGCGCACCCCTGGTACGGACGACGATCGCGCGACGTGACCTGCGGCCGGACGACGTGCTGATCGACATCGCTTACGCCGGCATCTGCCACAGCGACATCCACCAGGCCAACGAGGACTGGGGCATGGCGATCTTCCCGATGGTTCCCGGGCACGAGATCGCCGGCGTGGTCGCCGAGGTCGGCTCGGCCGTGACGAACTACCAGGTCGGAGACCGGGTCGGGGTCGGCTGCATGGTCGACTCCTGCGGTGAGTGCGAGTACTGCCGGGCCGGCACCGAGCAGTTCTGCGTCCAGGGCAATGTCCCGACCTACAACGGCGTCGGGTTCGACGGCGAGAACACCTACGGTGGCTATAGCCAGCAGATCGTGGTGAAGGACGCCTTCGTGTGCCGGATCCCGGAGGGCATCGAGCTGGATGTCGCCGCGCCGCTGCTCTGCGCCGGCATCACCACCTACTCGCCGCTGCGCCAGTGGGGCGCGGGTCCGGGCAAGAAGGTCGCGGTTGTCGGGCTCGGTGGGCTCGGGCACATGGCGGTCAAGCTGGCCGCCGCGATGGGGGCCGAGGTGACGGTGCTCAGCCAGAGCCTGAAGAAGCAGGAGGACGGCCTGAAGCTCGGCGGGAAGGACTACTTCGCGACCGGCGACGAGTCGACCTTCGAAGCGTTAAAGGGGCGTTTCGACCTGATCCTCAACACGGTCTCGGCGAAGCTCCCGGTCGACGCCTACCTCGGGCTGCTGCGAGTCGGCGGCGCGATGGTCAACGTCGGCGCTCCCGGTGAGCCGCTGTCGTACAACGCGTTCTCGCTGCTGGGCGGCAACAAGGTCCTGGCCGGGTCGATGATCGGCGGGATCGCGGAGACCCAGGAGATGCTGGACTTCTGCGCGCAGCACGGTATCGGTGCGGAGATCGAGCTCATCGCCGCCGACCAAGTCAACGCGGCCTACCAGCGTGTCGCCGACAGCGACGTGCGGTACCGCTTCGTGATCGACACCGCCACGATCGGCGCGTGA
- a CDS encoding TetR/AcrR family transcriptional regulator yields the protein MIHDMGGKYHHGDLRTELVRVSLDLIAERGLAGFSVAEVARRAKVSAAAPYRHFPERESLLAAVAATVACQLAERVRVAMESHDDPVDALAAAAGAYTEYLIERRAGMNVIYADGLQGPKHAELHEQTRRLTDQFLMPCLAVSDGPREALELMEQLFTQAHGYGMFWLDGVFTKQGYSPELVVRKSKMAARIAIAGHRHPPGAGD from the coding sequence GTGATCCACGACATGGGCGGTAAGTACCACCACGGGGACCTCCGCACCGAGCTTGTGCGCGTCTCGCTCGACCTGATCGCCGAACGAGGCCTGGCCGGCTTCTCGGTCGCCGAGGTGGCACGGCGGGCCAAGGTCAGCGCCGCCGCGCCGTACCGGCATTTCCCCGAGCGGGAGAGCTTGCTCGCGGCCGTCGCGGCAACGGTCGCCTGCCAACTCGCGGAGCGGGTGCGGGTCGCAATGGAGAGCCACGACGATCCCGTGGACGCCCTTGCCGCCGCAGCCGGTGCTTACACCGAGTACTTGATCGAGCGGCGCGCGGGCATGAACGTCATCTATGCGGACGGCCTACAGGGCCCCAAGCACGCCGAACTGCATGAGCAGACGCGACGGCTGACCGATCAGTTCCTGATGCCGTGCCTGGCCGTATCCGACGGACCACGGGAAGCGCTCGAACTGATGGAGCAACTGTTCACCCAAGCCCACGGTTACGGCATGTTCTGGCTCGACGGCGTCTTCACCAAGCAGGGCTACTCCCCCGAACTCGTCGTGCGCAAGTCCAAGATGGCCGCACGCATCGCCATCGCAGGCCACCGGCACCCCCCTGGCGCGGGCGATTAA